A section of the Pseudomonadales bacterium genome encodes:
- the nrdR gene encoding transcriptional regulator NrdR encodes MKCPFCGAADTKVIDSRLAAEGEQVRRRRECVECSERFTTFEGAELVMPSLIKSDGVREPFNEDKLRAGVRRALEKRPVSVEAVETLIAKIKQQLRATGEREVPSRLVGETVMEELRAVDQVAFVRFASVYRSFQDIEEFRAEIDKLSDHAD; translated from the coding sequence ATGAAATGTCCATTTTGTGGCGCTGCAGATACTAAAGTCATCGATTCGCGTTTGGCCGCCGAAGGTGAGCAGGTGCGCCGTCGGCGCGAATGCGTTGAGTGTTCAGAACGCTTTACCACCTTCGAAGGTGCTGAACTGGTCATGCCTAGCCTGATAAAAAGTGATGGCGTACGAGAGCCGTTTAACGAGGATAAGCTGCGCGCTGGGGTGCGCCGCGCCCTCGAAAAGCGCCCGGTGAGTGTTGAAGCGGTGGAAACCTTGATTGCAAAAATTAAACAGCAGCTGCGCGCTACCGGTGAACGTGAGGTGCCCTCGCGCCTAGTGGGTGAAACAGTCATGGAAGAGTTGCGTGCTGTTGATCAAGTAGCGTTTGTGCGCTTTGCCTCGGTGTATCGCAGTTTTCAGGACATCGAAGAATTTCGGGCAGAAATTGACAAGCTCTCGGATCATGCAGATTGA